A genomic segment from Marmota flaviventris isolate mMarFla1 chromosome 7, mMarFla1.hap1, whole genome shotgun sequence encodes:
- the LOC114084137 gene encoding beta-casein, with protein sequence MKVLILACLVALALAREKEELSVSTETSSSEEKLEKVKHVEQQQRQDECQDKIHPIAQPQLPYAQLMPYTLLPQNVLTLSQLAMVLSLLQPEIAEVPKTKETILSKLKLMPFLKSPTELTPFVPQIPHLTDLQNQHLLLPQLQPVVQQVPQVPQAFPQTPILLPQPQAHIPQSKIAPVPQQVLPFPQRDMPVQAFLEYQDLLFQPTRPLYPVTNPLVPVSNPVTQF encoded by the exons ATGAAGGTCCTTATCCTTGCCTGCCTTGTGGCTCTTGCTCTTGCAAGGGAG AAGGAAGAACTCAGTGTATCCACTGAG aCTTCAAGCAGTGAG GAGAAGCTTGAGAAGGTTAAGCATGTGGAACAGCAGCAAAGACAG gATGAATGCCAAGATAAAATCCACCCCATTGCCCAGCCACAACTTCCTTATGCTCAGCTCATGCCTTACACCCTCCTTCCACAAAACGTCCTGACTCTCTCTCAGCTGGCTATGGTGCTGTCTCTCCTTCAGCCTGAGATAGCAGAAGTCCCCAAAACTAAAGAGACCATTCTTTCTAAGCTTAAGCTCATGCCCTTCCTTAAATCACCAACAGAGCTAACCCCATTTGTCCCTCAAATCCCACATCTCACTGACCTCCAAAACCAGCacctccttctgcctcagctccagCCTGTGGTGCAACAGGTCCCCCAGGTCCCCCAGGCTTTTCCTCAGACTCCCATACTTCTTCCTCAGCCCCAGGCGCATATCCCTCAATCCAAAATTGCACCTGTTCCCCAGCAAGTATTGCCCTTTCCCCAGAGAGATATGCCTGTCCAAGCCTTTCTGGAATACCAAGATCTTCTGTTCCAGCCTACTCGCCCACTCTACCCTGTGACTAATCCACTTGTCCCAGTTTCCAACCCTGTTACT cagttCTAA